A single genomic interval of Schistocerca americana isolate TAMUIC-IGC-003095 unplaced genomic scaffold, iqSchAmer2.1 HiC_scaffold_36, whole genome shotgun sequence harbors:
- the LOC124580841 gene encoding uncharacterized protein LOC124580841, which yields MTDAIDCVIYPLTYCVNKSLDENKFNEKLKISRVVPVYKKVEKNCPTSYRLISITPFFLNFLNTNFGFREGKCTTDSMNSQVKFVLVVFEAWDYAPAMFCDLSRAFDCVEQGFPTKFSQGPPHRT from the exons ATGACTG ATGCTATTGACTGTGTAATTTATCCTTTAACGTATTGTGTAAATAAATCTCTAGATGAAAATAAGTTCAATGAgaaactaaaaatttctagagttgtgcccGTATATAAAAAAGTTGAAAAGAACTGTCCCACTAGCTATAGGCTCATATCCATAACTCctttttttctaaactttttaaacACTAAT TTTGGGTTCAGGGAAGGTAAATGTACAACTGACTCAATGAATTCACAAGTAAAATTTGTCCTAGTTGTGTTCGAGGCTTGGGACTATGCTCCGGCTATgttttgtgacctgagcagagctTTTGATTGTGtggagcagggcttcccaacaaaattttctcaaggaccccctcatcgaacatga
- the LOC124580843 gene encoding uncharacterized protein LOC124580843, whose translation MQHLSTHTLVFTVDERISLHLVRREYSARKHLNAHLRNVHKIQPGKEGTIKCSKSDCSFKCNFLAKLRLHVEQEHMVEMVKEISEFQTKDDFMKWKSEEERKTKSSFVSSYGTKRLKDGTAKTTFVCHRSGTFSSKSGGKRLCKSQGTCKMGNHCVAAIELHEEESGICSVIYYRTHFGHDQNIAFLHLSGSDREAIAGKIAEGVTFQRILDDVRDSVHSSGVERLHLLTRHDLHNIKRDFAIGDDQQHNIDEVSVGMWLEKVKDCVLLYKKEGEAREDFDRTDSVIVLMTDYQKQLLQRFGQNIVCVDSTHCTNVYKLLVTTLLVVDDFGSGMPVAFCVSNRETTSIMTHFFSAVKERAGIIKTSVFMSDDTNTFRSAWSRVMGPAENNLLCAWHIDRSWRNNLKKVHGNEEKKALVYKALRTLLEEADIDNFNELLESFVGQLQADEGTRDFGVYFSSNYLFRPQQWAYCHRRNLGINTNMYLEAMHRVLKYCYLEGKTNNRLDRLLVVLMKLVRDKLCARMVKLYKGGHSYRINLIEARHKASCSIKENDITVNTDGTKFHVKSQTHCGVTHTVILNNIECKLECKLKCSKCNICLHAFSCSCADSLIHLNICKHIHAVSMTYALHSSATFTPSEATVTEEASAILCALQTNTDDHENTSLAQELVSTYQILINRVGSGKVSTEILKSLQKDAAHSLSLFQSDCREASRPPSNEKVKVQRRHDKCNKQPKGSLKKPTLAEKENIVSALRQPESEILNVHVDSDHNYCRIYQPVDSKEENFKLFWCHSPNFYCYTYFSTYVSNVRILLQNGHYVARILRAIEVIIDSETPEIVYVTIQTFHGNALIAKNFMGFESSDNCGKFTIKTNYES comes from the exons ATGCAACATCTTTCTACACACACTCTCGTATTCACAGTTGATGAGCGAATATCCTTACACCTTGTGAGA AGAGAATATTCAGCAAGGAAGCATTTGAATGCTCATTTGAGAAATGTGCATAAAATTCAGCCAGGTAAAGAAGGTACGATAAAGTGCTCAAAAAGTGACTGTAGCTTTAAATGCAATTTCTTGGCTAAGTTGCGCCTACATGTGGAGCAGGAGCACATGGTTGAGATGGTAAAAGAAATTAGTGAATTTCAAACGAAGGACG ACTTTATGAAGTGGAAGTCTGAGGAGGAGAGAAAAACAAAAAGTAGTTTTGTCTCTAGTTATGGCACTAAGCGTTTAAAGGATGGCACTGCAAAAACCACCTTTGTATGCCACAGAAGTGGCACATTTTCTTCGAAGTCAGGTGGCAAAAGGTTGTGTAAGTCCCAGGGCACTTGCAAGATGGGAAACCATTGCGTTGCTGCCATAGAGCTTCACGAAGAAGAAAGTGGAATCTGTAGTGTCATTTACTACAGAACACATTTCGGCCACGACCAGAACATTGCTTTTCTGCATCTCAGTGGTTCTGATAGAGAAGCCATCGCTG GCAAAATTGCTGAGGGGGTCACTTTCCAGAGAATTCTGGATGATGTGCGGGACTCAGTTCATTCCAGCGGAGTGGAGAGGCTGCATCTCCTGACTCGACATGACCTTCATAACATTAAGAGAGACTTCGCCATTGGTGATGATCAACAGCATAACATTGATGAAGTCAGTGTTGGTATGTGGTTGGAGAAAGTGAAAGACTGTGTTCTCCTCTATAAGAAAGAAGGCGAGGCCAGGGAAGATTTTGATAGGACTGACTCGGTGATAGTGTTAATGACTGACTACCAGAAGCAGTTATTACAGAGATTTGGACAAAATATTGTATGTGTAGACTCCACACAttgtacaaatgtttacaaactgtTGGTGACCACATTGTTAGTGGTAGACGATTTTGGTTCAGGTATGCCTGTAGCATTCTGTGTTTCAAATCGGGAGACTACTTCCATAATGACTCATTTCTTTAGTGCTGTGAAAGAGAGAGCTGGCATCATAAAAACGTCTGTATTCATGTCCGACGACACTAATACATTCCGTAGTGCATGGTCACGAGTCATGGGACCTGCAGAAAATAATCTACTGTGTGCTTGGCACATAGACCGCAGCTGGCGGAATAATTTGAAGAAAGTACATGGCAATGAAGAAAAGAAAGCACTTGTGTACAAAGCTCTTCGTACATTGCTTGAAGAAGCGGACATAGACAATTTTAATGAGCTGCTGGAATCGTTCGTCGGGCAGCTTCAAGCAGATGAAGGTACAAGAGACTTTGGTGTATATTTCTCGTCAAATTACTTATTCCGGCCTCAGCAGTGGGCATACTGTCACCGTCGCAATCTGGGTATAAATACAAATATGTACCTTGAAGCAATGCATAGagttttaaaatattgttatttagAGGGAAAAACAAACAATAGACTTGACAGACTACTTGTTGTGTTGATGAAATTGGTGCGTGACAAACTGTGTGCTCGAATGGTTAAATTGTATAAGGGTGGCCATTCATATAGAATAAATCTTATTGAGGCTCGTCATAAAGCTTCATGTAGTATTAAGGAGAATGACATTACAGTCAATACTGATGGTACAAAGTTTCATGTGAAATCCCAAACACATTGTGGTGTAACACATACTGTGATTTTAAATAACATTGAATGTAAATTGGAGTGCAAGTTGAAGTGCTCGAAATGTAATATATGTTTACATGCTTTCAGTTGTTCTTGTGCGGACAGTTTAATTCATTTGAACATATGCAAGCACATTCATGCAGTGTCAATGACGTATGCATTACATTCAAGTGCCACATTTACACCAAGTGAAGCAACGGTGACAGAAGAGGCTTCTGCCATTTTGTGTGCACTGCAAACAAATACTGATGATCACGAGAACACATCTCTGGCCCAAGAACTAGTGTCCACATATCAAATTTTGATTAACCGTGTCGGTTCAGGTAAAGTGTCCACAGAAATCCTGAAGTCACTACAGAAGGATGCAGCTCATTCGCTGTCACTTTTTCAATCAGACTGCAGGGAAGCTTCACGACCCCCCAGCAACGAGAAGGTAAAAGTGCAACGAAGACATGATAAATGTAACAAACAGCCAAAGGGCAGTTTGAAGAAACCAACTCTTgctgaaaaagaaaatattgtttcagcACTGAGGCAGCCTGAAAGTGAAATATTAAATGTTCACGTAGATTCTGACCATAATTACTGTCG AATTTACCAACCAGTAGATAGCAAAGAGGAAAACTTTAAACTATTTTGGTGTCATTCGCCCAATTTTTATTG ctacacatatttctcaacatatgtttcaaatgtaagaattttacttcAAAATGGACACTACGTTGCTAGGATATTGAGAGCAATAGAAGTAATAATTGATTCTGAGACACCAGAGATTGT GTATGTGACCATTCAGACTTTCCATGGAAATGCTTTAATTGCTAAAAACTTTATGGGTTTTGAGTCATCAGATAATTGTGGCAAATTTACAATAAAGACAAATTATGAAAGCTAA